A part of Hippea maritima DSM 10411 genomic DNA contains:
- the secY gene encoding preprotein translocase subunit SecY, translating into MREDYSNIFNVPELNRRLFFTLLMFVVFRIAAHVPTPGVNPHVLAAIFEQARGTALGLFNLFSGGAIKNFSIISLGIMPYISAAIIMELLTAVSPELAAMKKEGEAGRRKITEYTRYGTVAISFLQGIGIAVGLQSMHGPGGASVVIWHGLPFILFTAMTMMAGSVFLMFVGEQITERGIGNGISLIIFAGIVARLPAALGNMFRLVSAGEMSVLSLLVIFAVAVGVVAFVVFVELAQRRIPVQYPRRMVGRRLYGGQTSYIPLKINVSGVIPPIFASSILLFPATISKIINVPWLKSVSDYIMPGGLIYSIVYISLIFFFAYFYTAIVFNPKDIADNLKKNNGFVPGIRPGKYTAQYLDWVLDRLTFGGAIYLSFVCVLPWILIRKFNVPFYFGGTALLIVVQVALDTIMQIQAHLYMRNYEGFLKNRRSR; encoded by the coding sequence TGTGTTGGCGGCTATATTTGAACAGGCTCGAGGCACAGCATTGGGTTTGTTTAACCTATTCTCTGGTGGTGCAATTAAAAACTTTAGTATAATTTCTTTGGGTATTATGCCCTATATATCTGCCGCTATTATAATGGAACTTCTAACAGCAGTGAGTCCGGAACTTGCTGCCATGAAGAAGGAAGGTGAAGCAGGTAGGAGAAAGATTACAGAATACACACGCTATGGAACGGTTGCTATTTCATTTTTACAGGGCATAGGAATTGCTGTAGGCTTACAATCTATGCATGGACCGGGTGGAGCAAGTGTTGTAATATGGCATGGATTGCCTTTTATTTTGTTTACTGCAATGACAATGATGGCTGGCAGTGTATTTTTGATGTTTGTCGGTGAGCAAATAACTGAAAGAGGCATTGGAAACGGTATATCGTTGATAATCTTTGCTGGTATCGTTGCGAGATTGCCTGCAGCATTGGGTAATATGTTCAGGCTTGTTAGTGCAGGTGAGATGAGTGTTTTATCGCTACTTGTTATATTTGCTGTTGCTGTAGGTGTGGTGGCTTTTGTTGTTTTTGTTGAGCTTGCTCAGAGAAGGATTCCTGTGCAGTATCCAAGGAGAATGGTTGGAAGAAGATTGTATGGTGGTCAAACAAGCTATATACCCTTAAAAATCAATGTTTCTGGCGTTATACCGCCTATATTTGCCTCATCAATTCTTCTATTTCCAGCCACAATCTCAAAGATAATCAATGTCCCGTGGCTTAAATCTGTATCTGACTACATAATGCCTGGCGGATTAATCTATAGCATTGTATATATTTCTCTTATATTTTTCTTTGCTTACTTCTATACGGCTATTGTGTTTAATCCCAAAGATATTGCAGACAATTTAAAGAAAAATAACGGTTTTGTACCCGGAATAAGGCCCGGAAAATATACAGCTCAATACTTGGATTGGGTATTGGATAGATTAACATTTGGTGGTGCTATATATCTGTCGTTCGTTTGTGTTTTACCTTGGATTTTAATAAGAAAGTTTAATGTGCCTTTCTATTTCGGCGGAACGGCCTTGTTGATTGTTGTTCAGGTTGCTTTGGATACAATTATGCAGATTCAGGCACATCTGTATATGCGCAACTATGAAGGGTTCTTGAAAAACAGAAGGAGTAGATAG
- the lspA gene encoding signal peptidase II: MKISKHGLKGVSLILLFFMFDYFTKLYISKHIPLNGGVGVIDGFFNIVHVRNTGVAFGIFAHLPEHLRFLFLGGISLVVFVVIFYLVLFGKDRSFLFILGLSFLAGGDLGNLYDRIFRGYVIDFLDFHINRYHYPAFNLADSFITIGLFILIFYRMVGSRIKNA, translated from the coding sequence GTGAAAATAAGTAAGCATGGGCTAAAAGGAGTATCTTTGATACTCCTTTTTTTTATGTTTGATTACTTTACAAAGTTATATATATCTAAACATATTCCACTTAATGGTGGAGTGGGTGTTATAGATGGTTTTTTCAATATAGTTCATGTAAGAAACACGGGTGTTGCATTTGGAATCTTTGCCCATCTGCCAGAGCACTTGCGCTTTCTGTTTTTAGGCGGTATTAGTTTAGTTGTTTTTGTTGTCATTTTTTATCTTGTTTTATTTGGTAAAGACAGGAGTTTTTTGTTTATTTTGGGTTTGTCGTTCTTAGCTGGGGGGGATTTAGGCAATCTATACGATAGGATTTTTAGGGGTTATGTTATTGATTTTCTTGATTTTCACATAAATCGATATCATTACCCAGCTTTTAACCTTGCCGATAGTTTTATAACTATAGGTTTGTTTATTTTGATTTTCTATAGAATGGTTGGCTCAAGAATTAAGAATGCCTGA
- the rplQ gene encoding 50S ribosomal protein L17: MRHRKGYKTLSIDGERRKHLLRNLAISLIENERIKTTDAKAKELVRFISKLVTMAKNDNLSSRRRALSKLNNNKKAVRKLFDNLAPRFASRNGGYVRRIKLGFRKGDAAPVSIVEFVEEENK; encoded by the coding sequence ATGAGGCATAGAAAGGGTTATAAAACGCTCAGTATTGATGGCGAAAGGAGGAAGCATCTTTTAAGGAACCTTGCTATCTCGCTCATTGAAAATGAGAGAATAAAAACTACAGATGCCAAGGCAAAGGAGCTTGTTAGATTTATAAGCAAGCTTGTGACTATGGCCAAAAATGATAATTTAAGCTCAAGGAGAAGGGCTTTGTCCAAGTTGAACAACAATAAAAAGGCTGTTAGAAAATTATTTGACAATCTTGCTCCACGCTTTGCTTCAAGAAACGGTGGATATGTAAGAAGGATTAAGTTAGGTTTTAGAAAGGGTGATGCTGCACCTGTTTCCATTGTTGAGTTTGTAGAGGAAGAAAATAAGTGA
- the rpsK gene encoding 30S ribosomal protein S11 gives MAKAVKRKKRVKRNVASGIAHIQATFNNTIITITDQDGNVLCWSSAGDSGFKGTRKGTPFAAQLAAENVAKKAMSMGMKEIDVRVKGPGPGRETAIRSLQSAGLRVKSIKDVTPIPHNGCRPPKRRRV, from the coding sequence ATGGCTAAGGCAGTCAAGAGAAAAAAGAGGGTTAAGAGGAACGTCGCAAGCGGCATAGCCCATATACAGGCTACTTTTAATAACACAATTATTACCATAACAGACCAAGACGGCAACGTGCTTTGCTGGTCCTCAGCCGGTGATAGTGGATTTAAGGGTACCAGAAAGGGAACCCCTTTTGCCGCTCAGCTTGCGGCCGAAAATGTAGCAAAAAAGGCTATGTCAATGGGAATGAAAGAAATAGATGTTAGGGTAAAAGGCCCTGGCCCAGGTAGAGAGACCGCCATAAGGTCACTTCAATCTGCTGGTTTGAGGGTTAAGTCTATTAAGGATGTTACACCTATTCCCCATAATGGTTGTAGACCACCAAAAAGAAGAAGGGTATAA
- a CDS encoding DNA-directed RNA polymerase subunit alpha, translating into MMGVFDYLKLPTEVNVEKNTPTYGRFSLEPLNEGYATTIGNALRRVLLSSIVGIAVVGVEIEGVEHEFSTIEGVKEDVLNIILNLKQVRFKALNDSFKEGEVYIHKEGPGSVVSGDIEALGNIEIVNKDIYIAELMDGAKLDAKIYLQRGIGYKQANYDAVNREIGFIPVDALFSPIVRVAYHTKKSTMKDYYDFEKLVLEIETDGTIMPQDALKQASYILGNYISIFSADFKETTQKEPEENKIDIQINENLLKPVEELELNVRASNCLAAHNIKYIYELTQKTDTELLNTKNFGKQSLKEIKDSLKQLGLELGMKFSQEQLERIQQLIEEKEGEDNEA; encoded by the coding sequence ATGATGGGCGTTTTTGATTACTTAAAATTGCCGACAGAGGTCAATGTAGAAAAGAATACACCCACGTATGGTAGGTTCAGTTTGGAGCCTTTGAATGAAGGGTATGCTACAACCATAGGTAATGCTTTAAGAAGGGTTTTGTTATCCTCAATCGTAGGCATAGCTGTTGTTGGCGTAGAGATAGAGGGTGTAGAACATGAATTTAGTACGATTGAGGGTGTAAAAGAAGACGTGTTGAACATCATCCTTAACCTAAAGCAGGTTAGGTTTAAGGCTTTAAACGATAGTTTTAAAGAGGGTGAGGTTTATATACATAAAGAAGGCCCTGGCAGTGTAGTTTCAGGTGATATAGAAGCTCTCGGTAATATAGAGATTGTTAATAAGGATATCTATATAGCCGAGTTAATGGATGGGGCTAAACTTGATGCGAAGATTTATCTGCAAAGAGGTATAGGGTATAAACAAGCTAATTATGATGCTGTCAACAGAGAAATAGGTTTTATTCCTGTTGACGCCCTATTTTCACCTATTGTTAGGGTTGCTTATCATACAAAAAAAAGTACAATGAAAGATTATTACGATTTTGAAAAGTTGGTTTTAGAGATAGAGACAGACGGTACTATTATGCCCCAGGATGCCTTAAAACAGGCTAGTTATATTCTTGGCAACTATATATCCATCTTTTCTGCAGATTTCAAAGAGACAACGCAGAAGGAACCTGAGGAAAACAAGATTGATATACAAATCAATGAGAATCTCCTCAAGCCGGTTGAGGAGCTTGAGCTCAATGTAAGGGCATCAAATTGTTTAGCTGCTCATAACATTAAATATATATACGAGTTAACCCAAAAAACCGACACCGAGCTCTTGAATACTAAAAATTTTGGAAAGCAGTCCTTAAAGGAAATAAAGGACTCCTTAAAACAACTTGGCTTGGAACTTGGTATGAAGTTTAGTCAGGAGCAGCTTGAGAGGATTCAGCAGCTAATAGAAGAAAAAGAAGGAGAGGACAATGAGGCATAG
- the rpsD gene encoding 30S ribosomal protein S4 — translation MAVYTGPACRRCRALGVKLFLKGDRCFTDKCAFERRPYPPGKSRNARRKMSSYGLHLAEKQKAKAEYGVLERQFRKYFEEAKRQKGETGANLVVLLERRLDNVVYRSGMASSRREARRLVTHGHIRVNGHKVDIPSYLVRKGDVITVSDKMKAKEEFKRRFEENSRRMSASWINVDLDNVSATFVDMPTRDDVQPPFNENAIVELYSK, via the coding sequence ATGGCTGTATATACAGGACCTGCTTGTAGGAGATGTAGAGCTTTAGGTGTTAAGTTATTTTTAAAGGGCGATAGATGCTTTACCGATAAATGTGCTTTTGAAAGAAGGCCTTATCCGCCCGGCAAAAGCAGAAATGCAAGGAGAAAGATGTCATCTTATGGCTTGCATTTGGCAGAAAAGCAGAAAGCAAAGGCTGAGTACGGAGTTTTGGAGAGGCAGTTTAGGAAATACTTCGAAGAGGCAAAAAGACAGAAGGGCGAAACTGGTGCAAATCTTGTTGTGTTACTTGAAAGAAGACTTGATAATGTTGTTTACAGATCTGGCATGGCCTCTTCGAGAAGGGAAGCAAGAAGGCTCGTTACACACGGTCATATAAGGGTTAATGGGCACAAGGTAGATATACCTTCTTATCTTGTAAGAAAAGGTGATGTGATAACTGTTTCCGATAAGATGAAAGCCAAAGAAGAGTTCAAGAGGAGATTTGAGGAGAATTCAAGGAGGATGTCTGCATCTTGGATTAACGTTGACTTGGATAATGTTAGCGCAACGTTTGTTGATATGCCGACAAGGGATGATGTACAACCTCCATTCAATGAAAACGCCATAGTTGAGTTGTACTCTAAATAA
- the rpsM gene encoding 30S ribosomal protein S13: protein MARIAGVELPRNKKIFIALTYIYGIGRTRSMEILKKANIDPDKRTHELTPEEIQRIRSVIADYKVEGELRKEVAMNIKALMDLGNYRGLRHRRGLPVRGQRTRTNARTRKGKKKTVGRK from the coding sequence GTGGCTCGTATTGCAGGTGTTGAATTACCAAGGAATAAGAAGATATTTATAGCGCTTACCTATATCTATGGTATAGGAAGAACGCGCTCTATGGAAATTTTAAAAAAGGCTAACATTGACCCAGACAAGAGAACTCATGAATTGACGCCAGAGGAAATTCAGAGGATTAGAAGCGTTATAGCAGACTACAAGGTTGAGGGTGAGTTAAGAAAAGAAGTAGCTATGAATATTAAGGCATTGATGGATTTGGGTAACTATAGGGGATTGCGCCACAGGAGGGGATTGCCTGTAAGGGGTCAGAGGACCAGAACCAATGCAAGAACAAGAAAAGGCAAGAAAAAAACGGTAGGAAGAAAGTAA
- the map gene encoding type I methionyl aminopeptidase — protein MIVLKSKQEIEKMYTVNQMVGDILNILKNEIKPGITTEYLNRRAEEEAKKRHAKCAFKGYGGFPKSLCTSVNEEVVHGIPSKKKVLKEGDIISLDFGLIYDGWYGDSAITVAVGNIDEKKKKLMEVTYQALYEGIAQARAGNYLYDISGAVQNYVESFGFSVVRDYVGHGIGRKLHEEPQVPNYIPSKFDRGPMLRVGMTIAIEPMVNAGTWRVKVLKDKWTVVTADGEPSAHFEHTIAITEEGPVILSEVS, from the coding sequence ATGATTGTTCTAAAAAGTAAACAAGAAATTGAGAAAATGTACACAGTCAACCAGATGGTTGGCGATATACTTAATATCTTGAAAAATGAGATAAAACCTGGTATAACCACCGAGTATTTGAATAGGAGAGCCGAGGAGGAGGCCAAAAAAAGGCACGCGAAATGTGCCTTTAAGGGTTACGGCGGTTTTCCTAAATCCCTGTGCACATCTGTTAATGAAGAGGTTGTGCACGGCATACCATCTAAGAAGAAGGTTTTAAAAGAAGGGGATATAATCAGTTTGGATTTTGGCCTTATCTATGATGGATGGTATGGAGATTCAGCAATTACCGTGGCTGTTGGTAATATAGATGAAAAAAAGAAGAAACTTATGGAGGTAACCTATCAAGCCTTGTACGAAGGCATTGCCCAGGCAAGAGCAGGCAATTACCTCTATGACATCTCCGGTGCTGTTCAGAATTATGTAGAGAGTTTTGGGTTTAGTGTTGTAAGGGATTATGTTGGGCATGGCATTGGTAGAAAGCTTCATGAAGAACCGCAGGTTCCCAATTATATCCCTTCTAAATTTGACAGGGGTCCTATGCTAAGGGTAGGCATGACCATTGCCATAGAGCCTATGGTCAATGCAGGAACATGGAGGGTTAAAGTTTTGAAAGATAAATGGACAGTTGTTACTGCTGACGGCGAGCCTTCAGCGCACTTTGAGCACACCATAGCTATTACAGAAGAAGGGCCCGTAATATTAAGTGAGGTGAGCTGA
- a CDS encoding adenylate kinase, producing MILILLGAPGVGKGTQGVLISKEYGIPQISTGDILRKEVREETELGKKAKVYMDKGELVPDEVIIGMMENRIKDDDCKNGFILDGFPRTVAQAEAFDGMLKKNRLELDKVLLIDVPEEEIVDRLTGRRVCPNCGAVYHIKNNPPKNDNLCDKCGSKLIQRDDDKEDTVRNRLEVYKKSTMPLIDYYTKTGKLIKINGVGSIDEIFSRVKEVLG from the coding sequence ATGATTCTTATTTTACTTGGAGCACCCGGAGTAGGTAAGGGAACCCAAGGTGTTCTGATTAGTAAAGAATACGGGATTCCACAGATTTCAACGGGTGATATCTTAAGAAAAGAAGTAAGGGAAGAGACTGAGCTTGGGAAAAAGGCCAAGGTCTATATGGATAAGGGAGAGCTTGTGCCGGATGAGGTTATAATAGGGATGATGGAAAACAGAATCAAGGACGATGATTGTAAAAACGGTTTTATCCTTGATGGCTTTCCAAGAACAGTAGCACAGGCTGAGGCCTTTGATGGTATGTTGAAAAAGAATAGACTTGAGCTGGATAAAGTTTTGCTTATCGATGTTCCAGAAGAGGAGATAGTTGATAGACTTACAGGCAGGAGGGTTTGTCCAAACTGTGGCGCTGTATATCATATAAAGAACAATCCTCCTAAAAATGACAATCTGTGTGATAAGTGTGGCAGTAAACTTATTCAGAGGGATGATGATAAAGAAGATACTGTAAGGAATAGACTTGAGGTCTATAAAAAGTCTACTATGCCGCTTATTGATTATTACACAAAAACCGGAAAGCTTATAAAAATAAACGGCGTAGGTTCGATAGATGAAATATTTAGTAGGGTAAAAGAAGTTTTAGGATGA
- the rpmJ gene encoding 50S ribosomal protein L36: MKVRPSVKKICPKCKIIRRKGIVRVVCENPKHKQRQG, from the coding sequence ATGAAGGTTAGGCCATCTGTGAAAAAGATTTGTCCTAAATGTAAGATCATTAGAAGGAAAGGCATCGTAAGGGTTGTTTGCGAAAACCCTAAACATAAACAAAGACAAGGTTAA
- a CDS encoding ArsA family ATPase, which translates to MKNIIFFLGKGGTGKTTSSVGFAYYLADQSRSVYLASIDPAHNIGDIISNNNLKGSTNIYKELYAEEIDTEFYLKKFISTTTKRMKETYRYLQIINLDSMLDIMKYSPGMEEYAIMYALKDKIESNLDKDYIIIDTPPTGLMLKIFALPITSKMWIDKLIKWRKKIIQTRGAIKNINPKTIDDELATTEKDDKILKELGLQSQTVEFLVGLLRDKNKTKTVIITNEDSLSLSESRRIAEGLNYLSIPLNLIVLNKKGLMNKPEKLENYFDNIDITEVPFIENATDIKNIKKLCQAWAKKVLNE; encoded by the coding sequence ATGAAGAACATCATATTTTTCTTAGGTAAAGGTGGTACAGGCAAAACAACATCGTCTGTAGGTTTTGCTTATTATCTGGCAGACCAATCCAGAAGCGTCTATCTTGCCTCAATTGACCCTGCCCACAATATAGGAGATATAATTTCAAACAACAATTTAAAAGGTTCAACAAATATATATAAAGAACTATACGCAGAGGAAATAGACACGGAGTTCTATCTAAAAAAGTTCATAAGCACCACAACAAAGAGAATGAAAGAAACCTACCGATACTTACAAATTATAAACTTGGATTCGATGCTCGATATAATGAAATATTCACCTGGAATGGAAGAATACGCCATAATGTATGCACTAAAAGACAAGATAGAATCAAACCTGGATAAAGACTACATAATCATAGACACACCGCCAACGGGTCTAATGTTAAAGATATTTGCCCTACCCATAACATCAAAGATGTGGATAGACAAACTCATAAAATGGAGAAAGAAAATTATCCAAACAAGAGGGGCGATAAAAAACATAAATCCCAAGACTATAGATGATGAGCTTGCAACAACCGAAAAAGACGATAAAATCTTAAAAGAGCTTGGATTGCAATCACAAACAGTGGAGTTTCTGGTTGGCCTATTAAGGGATAAAAATAAAACAAAAACGGTTATTATAACTAACGAGGACAGCCTCTCTTTAAGTGAAAGCAGAAGAATTGCAGAAGGACTAAATTATCTATCTATACCATTAAACTTAATTGTTTTAAACAAAAAAGGCTTAATGAACAAGCCTGAAAAATTAGAAAACTACTTTGATAATATTGATATAACAGAAGTACCTTTCATAGAAAACGCAACAGACATAAAAAACATCAAAAAACTATGTCAAGCTTGGGCTAAAAAGGTGTTGAATGAGTAG
- the infA gene encoding translation initiation factor IF-1, producing the protein MAKEKSISVDGEVIEALPNAMFRVKLSNGHVVLAHVAGKMRMHFIKILPGDKVKVELSPYSIERGRIVYRYK; encoded by the coding sequence ATGGCTAAAGAGAAGAGTATCTCGGTCGATGGTGAGGTGATAGAGGCTCTGCCTAATGCTATGTTCAGGGTTAAACTATCAAACGGTCATGTTGTTTTGGCGCATGTGGCGGGTAAAATGAGGATGCATTTTATTAAGATTTTACCTGGGGATAAGGTTAAGGTTGAGCTTTCTCCTTATAGCATTGAAAGGGGAAGAATAGTTTATAGATACAAATAG
- a CDS encoding ankyrin repeat domain-containing protein, protein MRACANGNFGLVKILINHGANINTHKGAPLVWASMYGHLSIVKYLLDHGADIHVQFDRPLREAIYYNRFEVVKELLNRGCGLDNVEDVVKECVKFNCVDMIRLLLEYGLAEALDNKTKKELIDYAAKNKSAMIYGLLKRRLILQKKIR, encoded by the coding sequence ATTAGGGCTTGTGCAAATGGAAATTTTGGTCTTGTAAAGATACTCATAAACCATGGGGCAAATATAAATACCCACAAAGGCGCCCCTCTTGTATGGGCATCTATGTATGGACATCTAAGCATAGTAAAATACCTTTTAGATCATGGAGCCGACATACATGTTCAATTTGATAGACCTCTAAGAGAAGCCATATACTACAACAGATTTGAGGTTGTAAAAGAGCTACTTAACAGAGGATGTGGCCTTGATAATGTAGAAGATGTGGTAAAAGAGTGCGTAAAATTCAATTGCGTTGATATGATAAGGCTATTGTTAGAATATGGTTTAGCAGAAGCACTGGATAACAAAACAAAGAAAGAGCTAATAGATTATGCAGCCAAGAATAAATCTGCAATGATATACGGCCTTCTGAAAAGAAGGCTAATACTTCAGAAAAAGATTAGGTAA